One genomic window of Providencia hangzhouensis includes the following:
- a CDS encoding dihydrodipicolinate synthase family protein: MKKLSGLIAAPHTPFAADGSINYPVIDKIAEHLIASGVTGAYVLGTTGEGIHCSVEERKKVAECWAAASQGQLDIIVHTGALSIADTIELSRHAETLDIQATSVIGPCFFKPSNVDDLVEYCRLAAMNSPSKGFYYYHSTMSGLNIDMEKFLQAAGKTIPNLSGMKFNSPDMYEFQRCLRVDGGKYDIPFGVDEFIPAGLACGALSAVGSTYNYAAPLYLEIIEKFNTGDYDGIAACMDKVIAIIRVLVEYGGVAAGKVAMQLHGIDVGDPRRPLRPLTAAQKTDALAKFKAAGFL; this comes from the coding sequence ATGAAAAAACTCTCTGGATTAATCGCTGCACCTCATACACCTTTTGCTGCCGATGGCAGTATTAATTACCCTGTCATTGATAAAATTGCAGAACATCTTATTGCAAGTGGTGTCACTGGTGCTTACGTATTAGGAACAACAGGAGAAGGTATCCATTGTTCTGTCGAAGAACGCAAAAAAGTCGCTGAATGCTGGGCTGCTGCCAGTCAAGGACAACTAGATATCATTGTTCATACAGGTGCACTCAGTATTGCAGACACTATAGAGCTATCCCGTCATGCTGAAACGTTAGATATTCAAGCTACATCAGTAATTGGTCCTTGTTTCTTTAAACCAAGCAATGTAGATGACTTAGTTGAATATTGTCGTTTAGCAGCGATGAATTCGCCTTCTAAAGGCTTTTATTACTACCACTCTACTATGTCAGGTCTAAACATTGACATGGAAAAATTTTTACAAGCGGCAGGAAAAACAATTCCGAATTTATCCGGAATGAAATTTAATTCTCCTGATATGTATGAATTTCAACGTTGTTTACGTGTTGATGGCGGTAAATACGACATTCCATTTGGTGTAGATGAATTTATACCGGCAGGGTTAGCTTGTGGGGCGTTAAGCGCTGTAGGAAGCACCTATAACTATGCGGCTCCTTTATATCTTGAAATAATTGAGAAATTTAACACTGGTGATTACGATGGTATCGCTGCATGTATGGATAAAGTAATTGCAATTATTCGTGTGCTGGTAGAATACGGTGGTGTTGCTGCAGGTAAAGTTGCAATGCAATTACATGGTATTGATGTTGGTGACCCCCGCCGTCCACTACGCCCATTAACTGCAGCACAAAAAACGGATGCATTAGCAAAATTTAAAGCGGCCGGTTTTCTATAA
- a CDS encoding class I SAM-dependent methyltransferase, translated as MSLNTNDGSKVYTPLSLALYDWWVLNISNNYAWRCNTDEFLIPHFKSHLGNNHMDIGVGTGFYLKKAADEINKISLSDLNIHSLEYAKKYIYDEKLNSCFCHDIFNRFTGELRGAFDSVSIFYLLHCLPGKMSDKKQAIINISETLKDDGTLYGATILGKGVKHNRFGSKLMSVYNKKGIFSNVYDSADSLETTLASLFEDVSVNIQGAVALFTAKNKKIKCSKI; from the coding sequence ATGTCATTGAACACAAATGATGGTTCTAAAGTATATACACCTCTCTCTTTGGCTCTATATGACTGGTGGGTACTAAATATATCTAATAACTATGCATGGCGTTGTAATACTGATGAATTTTTAATTCCTCACTTTAAATCTCATCTTGGTAACAACCATATGGATATTGGTGTTGGGACTGGTTTTTATTTAAAAAAAGCTGCAGATGAAATTAATAAAATATCACTTTCCGATCTTAATATTCACAGTTTAGAATATGCTAAAAAATATATTTATGATGAGAAATTAAACTCTTGTTTCTGTCATGATATTTTTAACAGATTTACTGGTGAGTTGAGAGGGGCATTTGATTCAGTATCCATATTTTATTTATTACATTGCTTGCCAGGGAAAATGAGTGATAAGAAACAAGCGATAATAAATATCAGTGAAACACTTAAGGATGATGGCACTTTATATGGTGCGACTATTCTTGGAAAGGGGGTTAAGCATAATCGTTTTGGAAGTAAGCTAATGTCAGTCTATAATAAAAAAGGAATTTTTAGCAATGTTTATGACTCTGCGGATTCACTTGAAACGACACTTGCTTCTTTGTTTGAAGATGTTTCTGTTAATATTCAGGGGGCGGTTGCATTATTCACTGCTAAAAATAAAAAAATCAAGTGTAGTAAAATATAA
- a CDS encoding helix-turn-helix domain-containing protein, with the protein MKKKKDTTYYISQLVGKCLQEYRQELGISGENIAKELGISQQQLSRYERGENALTVDVLFKFILILGINFPDFYHRLFYVVSHHPKLSHYITNLNGFGWELDDLKDYYNSAIV; encoded by the coding sequence ATGAAAAAGAAAAAAGATACAACTTATTATATCAGCCAACTAGTTGGTAAATGCTTACAAGAATACCGGCAAGAATTAGGAATTAGTGGTGAGAACATTGCGAAAGAGTTAGGCATTAGCCAACAGCAATTATCGCGCTATGAACGAGGGGAGAATGCGTTAACCGTAGATGTATTGTTTAAATTTATTCTTATACTCGGTATTAATTTCCCAGATTTTTACCATAGGCTATTCTATGTCGTGAGTCATCATCCTAAACTTTCACACTATATCACTAATTTAAATGGTTTTGGCTGGGAATTAGATGATTTGAAAGACTACTATAATTCAGCAATTGTATAA
- a CDS encoding ATP-binding protein translates to MPTPSPTAFSRITRTSGRTNSILTIAFPLLFILITTLIWSAERIVQQETKRLEVDFRSLIGYINEQEKFLRSLNKQNQDLIELVESRTYAIQEQFLPTRSPLYLLEGKESLVAMPFTLACDKSLECSNVPSILFSLGAYLADYYSTFWGGSYFPAAAVFFVNEHDQISISVPSVGTVLGNESISPNLYYSVIDSIRKNLPTIHAQFLESQESDSKDIIWLRPEPFDHILIGIIPAGFDEHLWQNAHISPKNIYAVSMLSQARLSVLERMLNPTLTHQFWLIHAKYGQLLGTTQAPEEEALEGIFYTRDGLVLKLSSKTDEWTGYYRISYAAFFEDNLWLPISLVIALFFSLFCGWGYHRWYQRKILQPAIDSQQAILENESFNQTLIATTPIGLCVIDKETQQLRFANELARYWLKITNISTPHDSNEYNELLIKVLSDTEQVKTNLKSGEHVLYVVSTATYYQQRPVILCAFTDITIQAETEKQLDDAKRLAEEANRAKSTFLATMSHEIRTPLYGLIGTLELLANTSLSSQQAHFIDRISTTSQLLMQLIGDILDISKIEANQIQIHNQPFDLLELVQQTVQLYQGIAQQKGLLLFAIIDPNVQANRVGDSARLQQILGNLLSNAIKFTHRGTVTIELKRSNKNNILLRVSDTGVGISPEQQIKLFEPFYQAHSEIHAYGGTGLGLFICSKLIKLMDGQISLQSETGVGSSFLVTLPLALDIQQTHWLSLKNTNIWLQTPNPLLTENITQWLKRWGANVYFTENSLPIDTSSVIAVGILIPSFPLPTNWDGQLWVSTEMNFRLSELNQQLFLLQNNKEPIPLICPTSRIQTHMHKYPLRVLIAEDNPINQVVLQEQLELLGCKVFIANDGEEALVIWDNEIVDIILTDVNMPYRNGYELAQQLRSEGETCPIVGVTANGLKEEEERCLESGMDSWLVKPIELETLVQLFNRLFPIYSSSASEMGPIKVINPLNGEDREKIIRHFVSDITQFCQAVENNNTEELKQLSHRIRGALISVEQRELANQLREFETALDSRTSTYIDTQISQNICNQLANWIKKISQTNDV, encoded by the coding sequence ATGCCTACCCCTTCTCCGACTGCATTTTCAAGGATAACTCGCACATCAGGACGCACGAATAGCATACTTACCATTGCTTTTCCTTTGTTATTTATTCTAATAACAACATTGATTTGGAGTGCAGAGCGAATTGTTCAACAAGAAACTAAACGCCTAGAAGTCGATTTTAGGTCACTAATAGGCTATATCAATGAACAAGAAAAGTTTTTACGATCTTTAAATAAGCAAAATCAAGATTTAATAGAGTTAGTTGAAAGCCGAACCTATGCAATACAAGAACAGTTCTTACCAACAAGGTCGCCATTATATCTACTCGAAGGTAAAGAATCTTTAGTTGCAATGCCATTTACCCTAGCTTGTGACAAGAGTTTAGAGTGTTCCAACGTTCCCAGTATATTATTTTCTTTAGGGGCCTATTTAGCTGATTACTATTCTACTTTTTGGGGAGGCTCATATTTTCCAGCTGCTGCAGTATTTTTTGTCAACGAACACGACCAAATTAGTATCAGCGTTCCTTCCGTTGGAACAGTTTTAGGAAATGAATCTATTTCTCCAAATTTGTATTACTCCGTCATTGATAGTATTAGAAAAAATTTACCTACTATTCATGCTCAATTTTTAGAATCACAAGAAAGCGATTCAAAAGACATTATCTGGTTACGTCCTGAGCCATTTGATCATATTCTCATTGGGATCATCCCTGCTGGTTTTGATGAACATTTATGGCAGAATGCTCACATTTCTCCTAAAAATATTTATGCAGTTAGTATGTTAAGCCAAGCAAGGCTTAGCGTGCTGGAGCGAATGTTAAACCCCACACTCACACATCAATTTTGGCTGATTCATGCAAAATATGGTCAGCTACTTGGAACAACCCAAGCACCTGAAGAAGAAGCATTAGAAGGTATTTTCTATACCAGAGATGGCCTAGTTCTTAAACTTTCATCTAAAACTGATGAATGGACTGGATATTATAGAATTAGTTATGCGGCTTTTTTTGAAGACAACCTGTGGCTTCCTATCAGTTTAGTTATTGCACTTTTCTTTAGTTTATTTTGTGGATGGGGATATCACCGCTGGTACCAACGAAAAATATTACAACCCGCAATAGACTCCCAGCAAGCTATCTTAGAAAATGAATCTTTTAACCAAACACTTATTGCGACAACCCCTATCGGCTTATGTGTAATAGATAAAGAAACCCAGCAGTTACGCTTTGCGAATGAGTTAGCTCGTTATTGGCTAAAAATAACCAATATATCTACTCCCCACGACTCAAATGAATATAATGAATTACTTATCAAGGTTCTTTCTGACACAGAACAGGTTAAAACTAATTTAAAGTCTGGGGAACATGTTCTTTATGTCGTAAGCACAGCAACTTATTACCAGCAGCGCCCTGTTATTTTATGCGCATTTACTGATATTACGATCCAAGCAGAAACTGAAAAACAACTTGATGATGCTAAGCGACTTGCAGAAGAAGCCAACCGAGCTAAATCCACATTTTTAGCAACAATGAGCCATGAAATACGAACCCCACTTTATGGTCTAATAGGTACATTAGAATTACTGGCAAATACCTCTCTTTCATCTCAACAAGCTCACTTTATTGATCGAATATCAACAACATCCCAATTACTTATGCAGTTAATTGGTGATATTTTAGATATTAGCAAAATAGAAGCTAATCAAATTCAAATTCATAATCAACCATTTGATTTATTAGAATTAGTGCAACAAACTGTTCAGTTATATCAAGGAATTGCTCAGCAAAAAGGGTTGCTCCTATTTGCTATTATTGACCCAAATGTACAAGCAAATAGAGTTGGTGACTCTGCCCGACTGCAACAAATTTTAGGTAATTTACTCAGTAATGCGATTAAATTTACCCACAGAGGTACTGTTACTATTGAACTTAAAAGAAGTAATAAAAATAATATATTACTACGTGTCAGTGATACAGGTGTTGGAATTAGCCCTGAACAACAAATAAAATTATTTGAGCCATTTTATCAAGCTCATTCAGAAATTCATGCTTATGGTGGTACTGGCTTAGGTCTATTTATTTGCTCTAAGCTTATCAAATTGATGGATGGGCAAATAAGTTTACAAAGCGAAACTGGAGTTGGTAGCTCGTTTCTCGTGACACTACCTTTAGCACTCGATATACAGCAAACACACTGGCTATCACTCAAAAACACCAATATTTGGTTGCAAACCCCAAACCCATTATTGACTGAAAATATAACGCAATGGCTAAAACGTTGGGGGGCCAATGTATATTTCACAGAAAATAGCCTCCCCATAGATACCTCATCCGTTATTGCCGTCGGCATCTTAATTCCATCGTTTCCTCTGCCAACTAATTGGGATGGGCAACTATGGGTAAGCACTGAAATGAATTTCAGACTATCCGAGTTAAATCAGCAGTTATTCTTACTACAAAATAATAAAGAACCGATCCCCCTTATTTGTCCAACATCTCGTATACAAACTCATATGCATAAATACCCGCTTCGCGTTTTAATTGCTGAAGATAACCCCATTAACCAAGTTGTTCTACAAGAGCAACTTGAACTACTTGGTTGTAAGGTATTTATTGCCAATGATGGTGAAGAAGCGTTGGTGATCTGGGATAACGAAATTGTTGATATCATCCTTACAGACGTTAATATGCCTTATCGTAATGGTTATGAGCTTGCACAGCAGCTGCGCAGTGAAGGCGAAACATGCCCGATTGTTGGTGTTACTGCTAATGGATTAAAAGAAGAAGAAGAGCGATGCCTAGAATCTGGAATGGATTCATGGCTTGTAAAACCTATAGAGCTAGAAACCTTAGTTCAATTGTTCAACCGTTTATTCCCGATTTACTCCTCCTCAGCTTCAGAAATGGGGCCAATAAAAGTGATTAACCCGCTAAATGGGGAAGATAGAGAAAAAATTATTCGTCATTTTGTGAGCGATATTACTCAATTTTGCCAAGCGGTTGAAAATAACAACACAGAAGAATTAAAACAGTTATCCCATCGTATCCGTGGTGCATTAATTAGTGTTGAACAACGTGAGTTAGCTAATCAGCTTCGTGAGTTTGAAACAGCATTAGATTCACGGACATCAACATACATTGATACCCAGATTAGTCAGAATATCTGCAACCAATTAGCTAATTGGATAAAAAAAATTAGTCAAACAAATGATGTGTGA
- a CDS encoding response regulator transcription factor — protein MKKLKLVLVDDHPIVLSGLKDTLSQSMNLDILGAYTQDAELFAFLKKNEVDVIVTDYMMPNNTQSSDGQNYIQFLRRQYPNIAVIVLTMVSNPMIVQMLYDSGVSAVVSKEAPLGDLMKAITLAGQGRQYRVPVADMTTTLKSRNAVTLNDRVKTLSPRELEVLRLFVQGKPIVDIAKQLNRSDKTISLQKNAAMRKLGVDNNQALISYCLTHHLFD, from the coding sequence ATGAAAAAACTCAAATTAGTATTAGTTGATGATCATCCCATTGTGCTTTCAGGTTTGAAAGATACACTTTCTCAATCAATGAATTTAGACATTTTAGGTGCTTACACTCAGGATGCTGAACTATTTGCTTTTTTGAAAAAAAATGAGGTTGATGTGATCGTAACTGATTATATGATGCCTAATAATACCCAATCTAGCGATGGACAGAATTATATTCAATTTTTACGTCGTCAATATCCAAATATTGCAGTGATTGTATTAACGATGGTATCTAACCCAATGATTGTACAAATGTTATATGATTCTGGGGTGAGTGCGGTGGTGTCAAAAGAGGCACCATTAGGTGACCTGATGAAAGCTATCACATTAGCGGGGCAAGGTCGCCAATATCGTGTTCCTGTTGCAGATATGACAACGACATTAAAAAGCCGTAATGCAGTAACATTAAATGATAGGGTAAAGACATTATCACCTCGTGAACTTGAGGTACTGCGCCTTTTTGTTCAAGGTAAGCCTATTGTTGATATTGCTAAGCAATTAAACCGCAGTGATAAAACTATCAGCCTACAGAAAAATGCTGCAATGCGTAAATTGGGTGTTGATAATAATCAAGCGTTAATCAGTTATTGCCTCACACATCATTTGTTTGACTAA
- a CDS encoding fimbrial protein, which translates to MLIFNKINSFAILFLFLLSFQSVAAVNNCIPSSGATTIEQELTFDITNSSTSIPNGTLLTSALSSYISVRCEFTGSSSTTNAVYFKNTMPTAIKTLLINSGVSVTQQNAISSPSPVTITNPTVPNIYLGYWSQPETGITRNIAFMYNFYVYKGANALKPFDTGLFLLGTHVDYLGKDLGGPTYVRIKGSLTLLCPAPAVNITASNGGSVNFDSISPKQMNAGEVVSRTFNLGMSVPQDCETGLNISVRFEPNNNTVLGGKYLDMGNGLQTLLTRNSTDINYNESYSIGEIMPQSPINVPFTATLSKIAGSTIASGSFSKTVRVVVSY; encoded by the coding sequence ATGTTAATTTTTAATAAAATAAATTCATTCGCTATATTATTTTTATTTTTGCTAAGTTTTCAATCAGTAGCTGCGGTTAATAATTGTATACCGAGTTCAGGAGCTACAACTATAGAACAAGAATTAACCTTTGATATTACAAATAGTAGTACTTCAATTCCAAATGGTACCTTATTGACATCAGCATTGAGCTCATATATATCAGTGAGATGTGAGTTTACTGGCTCATCAAGTACAACTAATGCCGTTTACTTTAAAAATACAATGCCAACTGCAATTAAAACATTATTGATTAATAGTGGTGTCAGTGTGACGCAACAAAATGCAATTTCATCTCCTAGTCCAGTAACGATAACCAACCCAACTGTTCCAAATATTTATTTGGGGTATTGGAGTCAACCAGAAACAGGAATTACACGCAATATTGCTTTCATGTATAACTTTTATGTTTATAAGGGGGCAAACGCTCTTAAACCTTTTGATACAGGGCTATTTTTATTAGGAACCCATGTGGATTATTTAGGTAAGGATTTAGGCGGGCCAACTTATGTGCGAATTAAAGGTAGCTTAACCTTGCTCTGCCCTGCACCTGCGGTGAATATCACGGCTTCTAATGGGGGAAGTGTAAACTTTGACTCAATTTCACCTAAACAAATGAATGCGGGAGAAGTGGTTAGCCGAACTTTTAATTTAGGTATGTCAGTGCCACAAGACTGCGAAACAGGGCTAAATATATCAGTACGTTTTGAACCCAATAATAATACGGTGCTAGGTGGAAAATATCTTGATATGGGCAATGGGTTACAAACACTATTAACCCGTAATTCAACTGATATTAACTATAATGAAAGCTACAGTATTGGTGAAATCATGCCACAATCACCGATTAATGTCCCTTTTACTGCGACATTAAGCAAGATAGCGGGCAGTACTATCGCTTCTGGTTCGTTTTCTAAAACAGTTCGAGTTGTTGTTTCATATTAA
- a CDS encoding fimbrial biogenesis chaperone, giving the protein MKKFKLIISALILISTYTHASISVDRTRVIYDEASKGVSVVIENIDKKDPYLVQSWVENENGEKISEPLIALPLLQRVEANQKKQVRISLSKNDVKIPNNQESLFYFNVLGIPPKTKLENAVEIVIQSRFKLFYRPSELKKYPNNDWQKELKVEKMGNSLKLTNPTPYHIVVINVNDNESKVPDFKEIVIKPNSNSTYFLSDKQVKSPKMVITYIDDYGTPNLLKYTCNTTCSLSNEKDKR; this is encoded by the coding sequence ATGAAAAAATTTAAATTAATAATAAGTGCTTTAATCTTGATTAGCACATACACACATGCATCAATTTCTGTTGACCGTACTCGCGTTATTTATGATGAAGCAAGTAAAGGTGTTAGCGTTGTGATTGAGAATATTGATAAAAAAGACCCTTATTTAGTTCAGTCATGGGTCGAGAATGAAAATGGTGAAAAAATTTCAGAGCCACTAATTGCTTTGCCTTTACTGCAACGTGTTGAAGCGAATCAAAAGAAACAGGTTAGAATTAGTTTATCAAAAAATGACGTGAAAATACCGAACAACCAAGAGTCTTTATTTTACTTTAATGTCTTGGGTATTCCACCGAAAACTAAACTAGAAAATGCTGTTGAAATTGTTATTCAATCACGCTTTAAATTATTTTATCGTCCAAGTGAATTGAAAAAATACCCTAACAATGATTGGCAGAAAGAATTGAAAGTGGAAAAAATGGGAAACTCGTTAAAATTAACTAACCCGACACCCTATCACATTGTTGTGATTAATGTTAATGATAATGAATCTAAAGTTCCTGATTTTAAAGAAATTGTCATAAAGCCAAATAGCAATTCAACATATTTTCTATCAGATAAACAAGTGAAATCGCCGAAAATGGTTATTACTTATATTGATGATTATGGAACACCAAACTTATTGAAATATACATGTAATACAACTTGCTCCTTATCAAATGAAAAGGATAAGAGATAA
- a CDS encoding fimbria/pilus outer membrane usher protein codes for MKKNNFNKNIVTSLVSSLLFYTYYVNADSVQFNEDALSILGNTHIDLSAFEKNKISEGSYFSNVSVNGRRINYFDQINFLNKDENIQPCISRNLVEVIGLKEEFIKEVPTWENGQCYDLASQDKNIQARFDDEKQELMLSIPQAYFQYSDDNWVPPMQREVGVNALVLDYNFVENYIKYKNARDINNFSSFGSIGANVGRWRVRSNYQYQKDFNDNKNDNFKWVQTYLFTDLPSLSAKFFAGKYYTVSNVFDSVRFNGVSVFTDENMLPASLRGYAPSVTGTATSNATVTISQNGRILNQMKVAPGPFSIDNLSSSLSGTLDVKITEEDGSIREYQVSSTNIPFLTRPGMVQYKLNAGRLDPMGYKNINDDFISTEASWGILNNLSIFGGIFATSNDEYHAYNAGVGVNMERFGAISFDITQSKNQLQDIALRTGESYRINYAKRFSNSSRLDLTGYQFSNEGFMSVNDYISLKETPLTPHYRQKNVFTTSFTQQLPDLQADISLSYSRESYWKESKNNNTLNLSFNKTINTSFINNAILSLSIGESSYVKGKRSKQAYLSLSIPFGGERNSRIQYFSSYNDIDKKYNSNINYNSKINDNNVSLGLSSKDLFENAAMNASVYRDTQYGTAQLTGSYGEDYHTLSGSLDGSLTITNQGPVLHRRVYDNQARMVIDTDKAKGVSINKNESVTNGFGLAAISNVPTYYRSTQYVDLNNVPDNVSIDDSVIESNLTDGAVGYSKLNTLVGEKALVTIKFPDGNTPPFGALVYGSDNNSVLGMIAEEGQVYLTGFQPDQKLTVKWSGDQSCRIMLGKQSHLASKNITCNKE; via the coding sequence ATGAAAAAGAACAATTTTAATAAAAACATAGTGACTAGTTTAGTATCTAGTTTATTGTTTTACACTTACTATGTTAATGCGGATTCTGTTCAATTTAATGAAGACGCATTATCTATTTTGGGTAATACTCATATAGATTTAAGTGCATTTGAGAAAAATAAAATTAGTGAAGGTTCTTATTTTTCTAATGTATCGGTAAATGGTCGAAGAATCAATTATTTTGATCAAATAAACTTTTTAAATAAAGACGAAAATATACAACCTTGTATTTCTAGAAACTTAGTAGAAGTTATTGGGTTAAAAGAAGAATTTATTAAAGAAGTACCAACATGGGAAAATGGTCAGTGTTATGATCTTGCATCACAGGATAAAAATATTCAGGCAAGATTCGATGATGAAAAGCAAGAGTTAATGCTTTCAATACCTCAAGCTTATTTTCAGTATTCTGATGACAATTGGGTTCCGCCCATGCAACGGGAAGTTGGAGTTAATGCACTCGTATTGGATTACAACTTTGTTGAAAACTATATTAAGTATAAGAATGCTCGAGATATTAATAATTTTAGCTCATTCGGTTCTATTGGTGCGAATGTAGGGCGTTGGCGTGTTCGCAGTAATTATCAATATCAAAAAGATTTTAATGATAATAAAAATGATAATTTTAAATGGGTGCAAACTTATTTATTTACAGATTTACCTAGTTTATCCGCAAAATTTTTTGCGGGTAAGTATTATACAGTAAGTAATGTATTTGATTCTGTACGCTTTAACGGCGTTAGTGTCTTTACGGATGAGAACATGCTACCGGCTTCTCTAAGGGGGTATGCACCGAGTGTCACAGGAACCGCGACAAGTAATGCGACAGTCACTATCTCACAAAATGGACGTATCTTGAATCAAATGAAAGTGGCACCAGGGCCTTTTTCAATTGATAATTTGAGTTCCTCTTTATCAGGGACTCTTGATGTTAAAATTACAGAAGAAGATGGCTCTATACGTGAGTACCAAGTTTCCTCGACCAATATTCCTTTTTTAACACGCCCAGGCATGGTGCAATATAAACTGAATGCAGGCCGGTTAGACCCAATGGGATATAAAAACATCAATGATGACTTTATATCAACTGAAGCTTCTTGGGGGATCCTCAACAATTTATCTATTTTTGGTGGTATTTTTGCAACCTCTAATGATGAATATCATGCCTATAATGCAGGTGTTGGGGTAAATATGGAACGTTTTGGTGCAATATCTTTTGATATTACACAGTCGAAGAATCAACTACAGGATATCGCTTTACGTACTGGTGAAAGTTACCGTATTAATTATGCAAAACGTTTTTCAAATTCGAGTCGACTGGATTTAACAGGGTACCAGTTTTCTAATGAAGGCTTTATGTCAGTGAATGATTATATTAGCTTAAAAGAAACTCCGTTAACGCCACATTATCGGCAGAAAAATGTATTTACGACTTCTTTTACACAACAACTCCCTGATTTACAGGCAGATATAAGTTTAAGTTACTCACGGGAAAGTTATTGGAAAGAATCAAAAAATAACAATACTCTCAATTTATCGTTTAATAAAACCATAAATACAAGTTTTATAAATAATGCGATTTTATCATTATCAATTGGTGAAAGTAGCTACGTAAAAGGTAAACGCTCTAAGCAAGCATATCTTTCGTTAAGTATACCATTTGGTGGTGAAAGAAACTCACGGATTCAATACTTTAGTTCTTATAATGATATTGATAAAAAATATAATAGTAATATTAATTACAATTCTAAAATTAATGACAATAATGTTAGCTTAGGTTTATCAAGTAAAGACCTTTTTGAAAATGCGGCAATGAATGCATCCGTTTATCGTGATACGCAATATGGTACTGCACAACTAACGGGATCGTATGGTGAAGATTACCATACATTAAGTGGGTCACTAGATGGCTCCTTGACGATTACCAACCAAGGCCCAGTCTTACACCGACGAGTTTATGATAACCAAGCTCGTATGGTTATTGATACAGATAAAGCGAAAGGGGTATCAATTAATAAAAATGAATCAGTTACGAATGGGTTTGGTTTAGCCGCAATTAGTAATGTTCCAACCTATTATAGGTCGACCCAGTATGTAGACCTTAATAATGTACCAGACAATGTCAGCATTGATGACAGCGTGATTGAATCAAATTTAACTGATGGCGCGGTTGGTTATTCAAAACTCAATACATTAGTGGGGGAAAAAGCGTTAGTTACAATTAAATTCCCTGACGGAAATACGCCTCCATTTGGTGCTTTAGTTTATGGCTCTGATAATAATAGTGTATTGGGAATGATTGCAGAGGAAGGGCAAGTTTATTTAACGGGCTTCCAACCAGATCAAAAATTAACGGTTAAATGGAGTGGTGACCAGTCATGTCGAATTATGTTAGGAAAACAAAGCCATTTAGCCAGTAAGAATATAACCTGTAATAAAGAATAG
- a CDS encoding fimbrial protein: MKKTLLASSIIALTFTAASTSFAADVGSGTIEFNGTVNTGACTIAPSSVNKEVQLGSVPAASLQTAGSQGPNVDFTLELTDCILDPTASGTDYSKVTVKFTGQMDAAGTLWASTGTATNVGVLFQNASGTNLKTNDTVEQSLNAGTNVINLSARMQALGAATAGSVKSTVAYVLDYQ; this comes from the coding sequence ATGAAAAAGACGCTATTAGCATCTTCAATTATCGCATTAACATTCACTGCTGCATCAACTTCATTTGCTGCGGATGTAGGAAGCGGTACTATTGAATTCAATGGTACTGTGAATACTGGTGCTTGTACCATTGCTCCTTCTTCTGTTAACAAAGAAGTTCAATTAGGTTCTGTTCCAGCGGCATCATTACAAACAGCTGGTTCACAAGGTCCAAATGTTGATTTCACATTAGAATTAACGGATTGTATTTTGGACCCTACCGCAAGTGGTACTGATTATTCTAAAGTAACAGTTAAATTTACGGGCCAAATGGATGCAGCTGGCACCTTATGGGCAAGTACTGGTACTGCTACCAATGTTGGTGTGTTATTCCAAAATGCAAGTGGAACAAATTTAAAAACAAATGATACTGTTGAGCAAAGCTTAAACGCAGGGACAAATGTTATTAATTTATCTGCTCGTATGCAGGCATTAGGTGCAGCTACAGCCGGTTCTGTTAAATCTACAGTCGCTTACGTTTTAGATTACCAATAA